One segment of Streptomyces sp. YIM 121038 DNA contains the following:
- a CDS encoding MFS transporter has product MNASSTGSATATAPGSRPVRIWVLVTALLVACFAFQLNASMLSPALKNVEDSLGATTAEVGLTQTAFFTSAALFSLFLPRLGDLVGRRRVLAAMMVLMAVGCVVAALAQSVPMLFAGRVIQGVSGPTVPLCLIMLRNEVHEPKRYGTLLGVITAVNGGIAGVDSIAGGKLADHYGFHSVFWVMAVVAALAAVLVAVLTPESTAANAAETRMDWPGVAILVVSVGAALIALNEAGKLGDANWPLVAALAVVAAAAFAVFWRAEDRSSHPLVATRHLRQRSTWALLLTTVLTMTGVFAVMNGMIPAFAQNADAGFGMSAEQSAWWTLTPYALAGLAMGPLAGRLAATLGYGKVLRFGLVGSAATVALMLVTLQADSRALLLVSSILIGVTYAGVANIVLNGLGIVLSPKEGPGVLPGLNAGAFNLGAGLSFAVLFAVQTAAAPADKTSVAGYSAGMIAGVVLIAAAFVTSFLIPKPVTAEEHA; this is encoded by the coding sequence GTGAACGCCTCCTCCACCGGGTCCGCCACCGCGACCGCGCCGGGCAGCCGCCCGGTGCGGATCTGGGTCCTCGTCACCGCCCTGCTCGTGGCGTGCTTCGCCTTCCAGCTGAACGCGAGCATGCTCAGCCCGGCGCTGAAGAACGTCGAGGACTCCCTCGGCGCGACCACCGCCGAGGTCGGCCTGACCCAGACGGCGTTCTTCACCTCCGCCGCGCTGTTCTCGCTGTTCCTGCCGCGCCTGGGTGACCTCGTCGGCCGCCGCCGGGTGCTCGCCGCGATGATGGTCCTGATGGCCGTGGGCTGCGTCGTGGCCGCGCTCGCGCAGAGCGTGCCGATGCTGTTCGCAGGGCGTGTCATCCAGGGCGTGTCCGGGCCGACGGTCCCGCTCTGCCTGATCATGCTGCGCAACGAGGTCCACGAGCCCAAGCGGTACGGCACCCTGCTCGGCGTCATCACCGCCGTCAACGGCGGCATCGCGGGCGTCGACTCCATCGCGGGCGGCAAGCTCGCCGACCACTACGGCTTCCACTCGGTCTTCTGGGTGATGGCCGTCGTCGCCGCTCTCGCCGCCGTCCTGGTCGCCGTGCTCACCCCCGAGTCGACCGCCGCCAACGCCGCCGAGACCCGCATGGACTGGCCCGGCGTGGCCATCCTGGTCGTCTCCGTCGGCGCGGCCCTGATCGCCCTCAACGAAGCGGGGAAGCTCGGCGACGCCAACTGGCCGCTCGTGGCCGCTCTCGCCGTCGTCGCCGCGGCCGCCTTCGCCGTGTTCTGGCGCGCCGAGGACCGCAGCAGCCACCCGCTGGTGGCGACCCGGCACCTGCGCCAGCGCTCCACGTGGGCCCTGCTCCTGACGACCGTGCTCACCATGACCGGCGTCTTCGCCGTCATGAACGGCATGATCCCCGCGTTCGCGCAGAACGCGGACGCCGGATTCGGCATGAGCGCCGAGCAGTCCGCCTGGTGGACCCTGACCCCCTACGCCCTCGCGGGCCTGGCCATGGGCCCCCTCGCGGGACGCCTCGCGGCCACCCTCGGCTACGGCAAGGTCCTGCGCTTCGGCCTCGTCGGCTCGGCCGCGACGGTCGCCCTGATGCTCGTCACGCTCCAGGCCGACTCGCGCGCGCTGCTGCTCGTCTCGTCGATCCTCATCGGCGTGACGTACGCGGGCGTCGCCAACATCGTCCTCAACGGCCTCGGCATCGTCCTGTCCCCGAAGGAGGGCCCCGGCGTCCTGCCCGGCCTCAACGCGGGCGCGTTCAACCTGGGCGCGGGCCTGAGCTTCGCCGTCCTGTTCGCCGTGCAGACCGCGGCGGCGCCCGCGGACAAGACGTCGGTGGCGGGCTACTCGGCGGGCATGATCGCCGGAGTCGTTCTCATCGCGGCGGCGTTCGTGACGTCCTTCCTGATCCCGAAGCCGGTGACGGCGGAGGAGCACGCCTAG
- a CDS encoding LuxR family transcriptional regulator yields MNVHGRDFEKATFARVLRGAREGSGATLTLWGDPGIGKTALLEHAAATATGFTTLSCRGTRVEEPLAFAALHALLRPVADRIDALPAAQAAALGAALGRGGARPDRFLIAVATLTLLSELAAEQPLLITVDDAQWLDGPTTACLAYVARRLDREPVALLVATGQEAPTPGGPWDGGTALEIGGLDDTAAAAVVREASPHADAETVRRTLRAAGGNPLALRELPGSGAADGPEGRTAPVPLLHRAIAARVAQLAAPTRTLLLVAAAEDRGDHRAVRAAAALLGATEAAWQDALASGLLDIEGDRVRFHAPPVRTVVDDHAPPAECRRAHRALADVLTGEGRADLGAWHRAAAAEGPDDDVAAQLEECARQSGRRGGHASAVAGLRRAADLTTAPHGKGRRLALAARAAWEAGQVPAARDLLDQAERHASEEVVAGISGGLRGLIAHAHGGQESAHRLLLRDLRAVADRGRAVELACVAVRAAWSAGSGDRQTEALRVLAGLATDGDLPEAALLPALNQWWDTDRETSAAAPLTDDAVARLGTVSWPLLPPAPLALARGAETALADALRARLAALRATEPTGALVRTAPQTAPLDIARGHWTEATADATEALRVAEETGADHAASLCRAALARLAALRGETPAVTALTDRVLERSVPCGTRDLTATAYWARGQAALFAGRDTEALAWLRRLTEPGHAAAHPTLALLAAPDTAEAALRAGAEADARAALRPLRAWADGTGAAWAQAAADSTAALLTTDPDEAEALFRRALEASGAARRPFDHARTRLLYGEWLGRARRRTDALVQLVDAAETFHRLGAVPLLDRALAEQERAGERIRRPAPEPRGGPVLTPRAWQVARLAAEGLTDPEIAARLLLGPRTVHHLVTDALARLGVAARADLARVDFTDGTYAKTDGTYAKTDGTYPKADGTDPKPE; encoded by the coding sequence ATGAACGTGCACGGACGGGACTTCGAGAAGGCCACGTTCGCCCGCGTCCTGCGAGGAGCGCGCGAGGGCAGCGGCGCGACGCTCACGCTGTGGGGGGACCCCGGCATCGGCAAGACGGCGCTCCTGGAGCATGCCGCCGCCACGGCGACCGGGTTCACCACGCTCTCCTGCCGCGGCACCCGTGTGGAGGAGCCCCTCGCCTTCGCCGCGCTGCACGCACTGCTGCGGCCGGTGGCCGACCGGATCGACGCGTTGCCCGCGGCCCAGGCGGCGGCCCTGGGCGCGGCGCTCGGCCGCGGCGGCGCGCGCCCCGACCGCTTCCTCATCGCCGTCGCCACCCTCACGCTGCTGTCCGAACTCGCCGCGGAACAGCCCCTCCTGATCACCGTCGACGACGCGCAGTGGCTCGACGGGCCGACCACCGCGTGCCTCGCCTACGTGGCCCGCCGACTGGACCGCGAACCGGTCGCCCTGCTCGTCGCCACGGGTCAGGAGGCGCCCACGCCCGGCGGCCCCTGGGACGGCGGCACCGCCCTGGAGATCGGCGGGCTCGACGACACCGCCGCCGCAGCGGTCGTCCGCGAAGCCTCGCCGCACGCCGACGCCGAAACCGTCCGCCGCACCCTGCGCGCGGCGGGCGGCAACCCCCTTGCCCTGCGCGAGCTGCCCGGCTCCGGCGCGGCCGACGGGCCGGAAGGGCGGACGGCCCCCGTTCCACTTCTGCACCGGGCCATCGCCGCGCGCGTCGCCCAGCTCGCCGCGCCCACCCGCACCCTCCTCCTGGTCGCCGCCGCCGAGGACCGCGGCGACCACCGCGCCGTCCGTGCCGCCGCCGCCCTGCTCGGCGCCACCGAAGCAGCCTGGCAGGACGCCCTGGCCTCCGGGCTCCTTGACATCGAGGGCGACCGCGTCCGCTTCCACGCGCCACCGGTCCGTACGGTCGTCGACGACCACGCCCCGCCCGCCGAGTGCCGCCGCGCCCACCGCGCCCTCGCGGACGTCCTGACCGGCGAGGGCCGCGCCGACCTGGGCGCCTGGCACCGCGCGGCCGCCGCCGAAGGCCCCGACGACGACGTCGCCGCCCAGCTGGAGGAATGCGCCCGGCAGAGCGGACGGCGCGGCGGCCACGCCTCGGCCGTCGCCGGTCTGCGCCGGGCCGCCGACCTCACCACCGCGCCCCACGGCAAGGGCCGACGCCTCGCCCTGGCCGCTCGTGCCGCCTGGGAGGCCGGGCAGGTCCCCGCCGCACGCGACCTCCTCGACCAGGCCGAACGGCACGCCTCCGAGGAGGTCGTCGCAGGGATCAGCGGTGGCCTGCGCGGCCTCATCGCCCACGCCCACGGCGGCCAGGAGAGCGCACACCGGCTGCTCCTGCGGGACCTGCGCGCCGTCGCCGACCGGGGCCGCGCCGTCGAGCTGGCCTGCGTCGCCGTGCGGGCGGCCTGGTCCGCGGGCTCCGGCGACCGGCAGACCGAGGCCCTGCGCGTCCTGGCGGGCCTCGCCACCGACGGCGATCTGCCCGAGGCCGCGCTGTTGCCCGCGCTCAACCAGTGGTGGGACACCGACCGCGAGACGTCCGCCGCCGCGCCCCTCACCGACGACGCCGTCGCCCGCCTCGGCACCGTCTCCTGGCCGCTGCTCCCGCCTGCTCCGCTCGCCCTGGCCCGGGGCGCGGAGACCGCCCTCGCCGACGCCCTGCGCGCCCGGCTCGCCGCTCTGCGCGCGACCGAACCCACCGGCGCGCTCGTGCGCACCGCCCCGCAGACCGCCCCCCTCGACATCGCCCGCGGCCACTGGACGGAGGCCACCGCCGACGCCACCGAAGCCCTGCGCGTCGCGGAGGAGACCGGTGCCGACCACGCCGCGTCCCTGTGCCGCGCCGCCCTCGCCCGTCTCGCCGCGCTGCGCGGCGAGACGCCCGCCGTCACCGCGCTCACCGACCGCGTGCTGGAACGCTCGGTGCCGTGCGGCACGCGCGACCTGACGGCCACCGCGTACTGGGCCCGGGGCCAGGCCGCCCTGTTCGCGGGCCGGGACACCGAGGCGCTGGCGTGGCTGCGCCGTCTCACCGAGCCCGGCCACGCCGCCGCGCACCCCACCCTCGCGCTGCTCGCCGCGCCCGACACCGCGGAGGCGGCACTCCGCGCCGGTGCGGAGGCCGACGCGCGAGCCGCCCTGCGGCCGCTGCGCGCCTGGGCCGACGGCACCGGCGCCGCCTGGGCACAGGCCGCGGCCGACAGCACCGCCGCGCTCCTCACCACGGACCCGGACGAGGCCGAGGCGCTCTTCCGCCGGGCCCTGGAGGCCTCCGGCGCGGCCCGGCGCCCGTTCGACCACGCCCGTACGCGCCTGCTGTACGGCGAGTGGCTGGGCCGGGCCCGACGGCGTACGGACGCCCTCGTACAGCTCGTGGACGCGGCCGAGACCTTCCACCGGCTCGGCGCCGTGCCCCTGCTCGACCGCGCCCTGGCCGAGCAGGAGCGGGCCGGGGAGCGGATCCGCCGCCCCGCGCCGGAGCCGCGCGGCGGGCCGGTGCTCACGCCGCGCGCGTGGCAGGTGGCCCGCCTCGCCGCCGAAGGCCTCACCGACCCCGAGATCGCGGCCCGGCTCCTGCTCGGCCCGCGCACGGTCCACCACCTCGTGACCGACGCGCTCGCACGGCTCGGCGTCGCGGCCCGCGCCGACCTCGCGCGCGTGGACTTCACTGACGGGACGTACGCGAAGACCGACGGGACGTACGCGAAGACCGACGGCACGTACCCGAAGGCCGACGGGACGGACCCGAAACCGGAGTGA